AATGAGGGAGTTGCAGTAAGCTTTAGCTTGCCGGATTAGCCCTCGTGGCTTACTCCCGGCAAGCTAAAGCTCACTGCATACTCGCCCTGGCAAGCTGAAGCTTACCCTGCATTGCTGCTAAATTAACTGGCTTTATTTAGCTAAAAATATTGGCTAATTTGCTAAATTGCCGTACCTTTAGCTCGTCATTCAGACATCCCGAATTATGCTTCAGTTGATGACCACCAAGCGCATTGGGCGCCGCCAGTTTCACTTTACGGTGGAGGGCAAAAACTTTCACGAGGCCGTGGCCGAGTACGACCGCCTGAGCTTTCAGGACGTGGCGGCCTGCGGGCTCTGCGGCTCCGACAACCTGGATTTAACCTCGCGCGTGGCGCAGGGCAAGTTTAGGTATACCAGCGTGAAGTGCCGCGACTGCAAGGGCGACCTGACTTTTGGCAAGCGCGAGGACGACGACCAGACCTACTTCCTGCGCCGCAAGGAAAGCGGCGAGCTGGACTGGCGGCCGTTTGAGCGAAAGGCGGAGTAGTGGGGTAGGGGGCCGGCCGGCGGCTGGCATTTAATTTGCCTTCAGCCCCGCCCTACCCCCTCCGGCTGGCCCGGCTGCGTACTTTTGCCAAAATGAGTTCTTCGATGCCTACCTCTTACTCAGCGGCCGGGACGGCCCGCCACGAACCCTTGCTGGCTCCCTCGCTGCTGGCCAGCGACTTAGCCAATATGCAAGCAACTGCGGAGCTGCTTTCTACGGCCGAGGCCGACTGGCTGCATTTCGACGTGATGGATGGGCGCTTCGTGCCTAACCTTTCTTTCGGCCTGCCCGTGCTGGAAGCCCTGCGCCCCCACGCCCGGCAGCCCATCGACGTGCACCTGATGATTGAGGAGCCCGAGCGCTACGTGGCGGCCTTCCGGGAAGCGGGGGCCACCAACATCACGGTGCACTACGAGGCCTGCCGGCACCTGCACCGGGTGGTGGAGCAGATTCGCAGCCTGGGCTGCACGGCGGGGGTAGCCCTGAACCCGGCTACCCCGGTCACCCTGCTTCAGGATATTATCACGGAGCTGGACGTGGTGCTGGTGATGTCGGTTAACCCCGGTTTTGGGGGGCAGTCGTTCATTCCGCACACGCTGCAAAAGATTGCCGAGCTGAAAGAGCTGCTGGTGGACACCGGCTCGGCGGCCCTCATTGAGGTAGATGGCGGCGTGAGCGAGGCCAACGCCAGCGCGCTGGTGGAGGCCGGGGCCGACGTGCTGGTGGCCGGTAGCTTCGTGTTTAAGTCGCCCGGCGGGCCGGTGGCGGCGCTGGCCGGCCTGCGGGCGCAGCTGCGCGGGCCGGCGCAGGGCCACAAGGCGGGCCAGAAAGCTAAAAAATAGGTGCGCCTGATACGGAGCCTGCCCCTTTGGGAGTTAATACGCTGCGTCACTGGTCGGGTTTGGGGCGTAGCTTTAGCACCAGTTTCTTGCCGTTTTCGCGTTTGAAGTATCTACCCTTACTCCTGCTAGCAAGCTGGCTGGCGGCCGGGCCCGGCTGGGCGCAGCAGGTGCCCGCGCCGGCTGGCCCCACCGCTGACCCGGCTCTGCTCACCGGCCTCGTGCTCGATGCCCAGGGCCAACCCCTGGAGCTGGTTGTCGTCAGCCTGGAGGGCCATCCCGGCGGGGCTACCACCACCGCGCAGGGTAGCTTCACGCTGCGCCTACCCCCCGGTATTCGGCCCGACGCGGCCCTGACGCTCGTGGCCCGCCGCCTGGGCTACCAGGCGTTGCGCCTGGTGGTGCAGCTGCCCGCTGGGCCCCGCCAGCCGCTGCGCCTCACCCTGCAAGCCGACACCCAGGCGGCGCTGGGCGGCGTGACCGTGCGGGGCCGCGCCGCCGGGGCCGACCAGCGCGAGCAGGCCAGTCTCATTCAGCTCGACCCCCAGACGGCCAAGGTTATTCCCTCACCCTTCGGCGATTTCAGCGCCATTCTTAAGACGCTGCCGGGCGTGGTGAGCAATAATGAGCTGACGAGTACCTACAACGTGCGGGGTGGTAATTACAGCGAGAACCTCATCTACGTCAACGGCTTCGAGGTATACCGGCCGTTTCTGGTGACCCAGGCGCAGCAGGAAGGCCTGAGCTTTATCAACCCCGATTTGGTGCAGAAAGTGGCCTTCAGCACCGGCGGCTGGCAGCCCAAGTACGGCGACAAGCTCTCCTCGGTGCTCGACGTGCAGTATAAGGAGCCCGCCAAATTCGCGGCTTCGGCCTCAGCTAGCCTGGTGGGCGGCACGGCCCACGTGGAGGCGCGCTCCGCGAACGAGCGGGTGAGCTACCTGGCCGGCGTGCGCTACAAGAACGCGCAGTACGTCTTCAACGCTCTCAAGCAAAACCAGGGCAACTACAACCCGACCTTCTACG
The genomic region above belongs to Hymenobacter psoromatis and contains:
- the rpe gene encoding ribulose-phosphate 3-epimerase translates to MSSSMPTSYSAAGTARHEPLLAPSLLASDLANMQATAELLSTAEADWLHFDVMDGRFVPNLSFGLPVLEALRPHARQPIDVHLMIEEPERYVAAFREAGATNITVHYEACRHLHRVVEQIRSLGCTAGVALNPATPVTLLQDIITELDVVLVMSVNPGFGGQSFIPHTLQKIAELKELLVDTGSAALIEVDGGVSEANASALVEAGADVLVAGSFVFKSPGGPVAALAGLRAQLRGPAQGHKAGQKAKK